In the Microplitis mediator isolate UGA2020A chromosome 5, iyMicMedi2.1, whole genome shotgun sequence genome, CAAGTAAAGCAGTCATTCAgacttgaatgctgtctgggATTGgaagtagttcggtgctcgccacgagatcgcgcctagcTACTCGTGGTGTCCAtgataagaaatatatttcagaaattatattgaaaatttcaatgcaattttattcaagtatacctctgtcatttgacagaatGACAAGTACCTTCTTCGATTGTACTGAAGTATATTCTATAGCCCatgatgaaattattaattaatatcaatggtcacatgattaatttttctcgtaataaaaaaacaaaaaatacgtTTCAGATAATTCTCGTTTTATTCTTTggtttttttacattttaatattttgtaataatcaattttgaaattaagttACAGTTGAATAAACTatggaattaatttttaaaaattatttgaacatATAATTTGTAAAGAAATATGCGCCTAGAGAGACTGCACAagattgattaaataaaagaaaacttttattatgacgtcaaaaagaataatatattaattttacaaaaagtgtaattatttgtaatttgaaacttaaaattaaaagaaaccAAGTTCTAAGTGTAGACCTGTTgcatattcattaaaaatgcGATGATAAATTGTCAGTTGCGTTAGCGGTCaattattatgttatttttttccctTTTTGAAAGCTATTGTagcaagaaaaataaatgatcaaCAAGATGATATGCACATCATAGATGATACACGATCTGTGATATTGTGAATGCGCAAAATCAAGTGGTTTAGGGATGAAATAATGTAGCCACTAAATAACTTGGAAACTGTATCATGTAGGTGGAAAGTCAACGGATAGGAAGCTAGAAGGGgatgaatataaataagaaAGTGGGGAAAAAGTTATGAAAAGTTGATAGAAGAGCTGGTTAATCTCTTCTGCATCGACACTCGCAACTTGACTTTCGTCTGAGCAGGTAAgctctgataaattttattttatacttagaACATTATACTTGAATGTAACATTACTATTTCATTGCTTTTATTTACTCTTCAAATTACtttatctttataaattttttttttttgcacacctcaatcgcgaagcaatgaaattttttctactaaCGCTTACTCGGTCCTAGTTGATTTACTCacgtaaaaaacatatttactCGTCCAGAGATGATCAACTAGAGCGAAATTCGAATCATttgaaagataattttttaatgaacacaccggaaataattttaagtcaattttttaatcataattattgaaaataaagaaaattatgaaaaaaacttgTGATGCGCGTCGATGTACGGATGTTAATAAACacaataactttaaaaatgtaCAACAGattgaagtatttttttttttttataattaaattcttcaataataaaaccatattaaaatttatcatctaaatttattttatttaattgtaattcataaaaagttaaaactgacagttcgtaaaaaaaaattagctgtcatttttttatttcttgcaTACAGGAGCGCTGTTCATCACTTTTTTACACTgcaatttttcttcaattactAACGAATATATGAAAGTTATTCTTTttcatacttatatatttttattgttattaatattttttttttttagtttttgaatGAACGAGTTGTGTACAGTtggattttctaactttttttttttatttaaatgtttaagaTACTTACGGAAATTTTTGTCAACGAAAAGTTTCTCTTCACTAGACTGAAGATGAGCCGACTCTACATGATCATTTTTATTgctggtaaataaaaattcgttatatttttatatatattttgtatataaaattgaatcgagtgatatgatattttaaaaagtagtaTTTGTAagttaaaatcatttattagtaAAGTCAGttactcattaaaaaatatatgaatttaaatgaagtaatttattatggaatataaaaataatatttaatttttaatatacattaatggggtatttttatgaaagaataaaagaggatacGGATTAAAAGTTAGCGCCTTAAGATCAGAGAAATAACTTTATAAGCGTGCcgggaaaatttaatgaaatttatgcGGCGTTTGACTACCAAATAAGAAAacttataattacataattgaCATTCATTCATtcggagtttttaaatattaacgtcttataaataataataggattgattttcaataaattcaaattcataattttaatttcaatagcaattttttaaaatatcaatttataggGAAGAGCGGGGTGGGTAAAATGGTAACACGACTTGTAGCTCACGGATAAAATATCCGCGATATTTatcgcggatattttgtctttgGATGAAAAGTGACAGTTCCGGGTAAAATGGGGTATcctcaaaaattgttttttacttttgtaaaactgagcattattttgaattttattttttactgtattcaaaaaattttgttgtaaaaaaatagtatgaaatcaatttgattttttttcttaatttacaataaaaaaactcggtgtcaaattactttaaatgtattttaataatcaactggaaaatatttaaaatttgtataattttgaaatttaattaacttttgataattttttagtctattattttaaaaaatatataattgcttttctaaaaatttcttctttggAATGAAAACTGACTTAAATCGTTTACTTCGAAGTTAATAACAAATAGtgattaacaaataaaaaattaccaatttaaAGTCGGCAGTTAAACTTTTGCAAAAATCgagtgtcagtcgaaaaatgttaatgactttagttttatcataaaaactattaaaaattttttttattcactttgaataccattcaaaaaaattccttatgtacccccccccccctcttcttatatatatgtaaaatatacgacagagataattaattaataatattaaaaattaaataaaatttagtgtACGCGCTGTGGAATTGTAGCGGGATACTAACATGTGATCAGTGCGGCCGGGAATGTACTCCGATATGTGGAACTCGACAATTCCGTGCATGTTGCttcaataatttaagaaaacgAGCACCGAACCTTGGATTTAAACTCTGGTTGGTACCATCCGAAGAAACTggacattcaaaattttattatgattcaTAAATTATCTGACTCTTTATAACTGATATTTTTGTCACGGTCTAATATGAATTCTGCTTCCATCTAATAATCTATAATGCATCGaatattgtatttatatttcattttatcattttttagagTTTATTatcaagttataaaaataaaagatatgaaatattcaaaataattaaatgtaaattttcatttttaatttaataaaaacatttttccatTTGAACAAATAAAAGATCACATATATTTATCGATATAatgctatttattttttaagtttaaattttaacgcGCGTACAAAAGTACGCGCACccactttttataattttttatttaacataattaatttatttacggtagtaaattaaatataaatatatacaagttatgtaaaaaatttaacaattaaattttaccttaattaaaaaaaaaataataatatatcagattaagtttttttttattaatcgaattgttttttctagtaaaagttttttcttctcttctttgttaaattttttaatttttattaattttttatttatcgtatTCTTCATAATATTCCACTGCAATTTATCCATTCCTGGATAAGAATCGAGCGTCAgcagtaaatttaaatcttcctctgttttaatattttttatatttattttcttagatTTCTTCGATGATTTTTTGACTTCCGGAGTCGATGAAAAAGATTCACGTGATATAGGAACtaaaatcaatataaaaatataactattaatgtttctcatattttaaatattaatatataataaaacttaCCACCAACATCatttgaagaaaaagaaatctCTTGATtttcttgtactttttttagTTGCTCttgagaattattattttcacagATTAATAAATCATCAGTTTTTTCATCAGTTAATTCATCTTGAGGTTTAATTAAACTGAATATGGAATCAGATGAATTTCCATCCATTggtaaactataaaaaaaaataaagtttaattttatccaagactcgttttattttactgcatacaaaaaatcagaatttcttggtgcgaaaaatttttactccctctaagaaattttttacattttaaattaaaaataaaaattttcttggagcgataaaaatttttcttgaggcaagaaaagttttgtcctcaattcataatgaaaaatattttttgatccaagaatttttttttttctgtgtacgataagttttaaatagaaataaaatggAATAAACTCGTAATTATCAAGATCAATTTTCGTTATCAATAAATTCTATTcccatttgaataaaaatatttaaaaagtcagtaaaattatagttaataatagaaatttacCATTGAATCGGCTCATCAGTCCACGATAAACACAGCCATTGTTTCAAATCTGCTGGTAAAGAATAATTTGAAGGCATCCACTGAATCCCAACCAATTCCAACCGTTCATTAAatggatatattttattgtaccAAACACAACATTTATTTACCAGATGCCTAGACAgtatcctaaaaaaaaaaaagttatttaatgtggggtaagtaaataaatatgcaaataattattcaagttttaatttgtttgagttaattaaaataatactgcaggtattttctattaaattattcatctatttcaaataattattcgtttaaaaaaaaaaaagagaaaccaaaagaaaatttgtaattttttttaagtttaaaatgatgaaattttttccattaaaatatttatgagctTCATTATAATTCAAAGATTTCTTAtgacaaaatttgaattattcatttgGAATCTactttattatgaattttattcaattatttgtttgcaattaataaattagtgaaaaaaattatatttttactaagcCCTCGATACTTTCTGGAGTtaactttcttttttaaacttgagCACTCACCgcatttacaatttttatacaagCGAGTCAACCAAAAGTAAAATTCTGCCGCAGTATGTCtgcctaaaaaatttcttctctattaaaatattcgctgtttaaaatttcaagtcaaTTCTGTTTTTAATAACGATTTTAAACTGTCGATGGTAGAGATTTTAAATACAAGTGTTCACACAGCAGTGATTTTATTGCTGTCACTTTTTTATTAGAGTTTCAAAAACGGAGAAGATTTTGttgaaagaaattatttagaCATATCGTAGCAGATTttgaattaaagaaaaaatttttcttagggttacaaaaaaattcttgtctcaaaaaaattttcgttttcacttcataacacaaaaaatttcttgaaccagaaaaaaattttcttgggaagagtaaaaatcttttattataaaatgaaagcaaaaatttgttaggactagaaaaaattttcttgaggcaaGAAATTTTCTAGGggagagtaaaattttttgcgtcaagaaatccgtttttttttgtagagttttagttttagtaGACTCGctaatgagaaaattttaaataattaaaataaatttaaaaaataccatATCCTTGAGAGAACTGCGTAAGCTATAGTCGAAGGAGTCCACGCATGTCCAATTTGAATTCTCGCTCTAAAAAATGTCGCTGCACATTTTGAAACATTTTCAATTCTACACATCAATTTGGCAAATCCCTGAGTTCTTGTTAAAACATACTGGAGCATTTGTCTTGTAGGTAAGCTGACAGTATCACTAATTACAACATTGTCAATCAAATACTTGTATTCATTTTCCAGTgacagttttaaataattaagtaatgcGCGATTTACTTTTTCCATATTTTTCAAACCCTTGTCATTTctgaattttgttttcattctGTATATTAACCGACTTAATATCGTTGCTTCActgcataaaatattttgtgattttatgtcattgtatattttgtttaatgtatttacaaaaattcttgtatctaaaaaaaaaagttgttaattttcaactcataaattattaatttaaatttaattatcgtattaaattttttgataagaaaattagcagaaaattttacaacttttaaataaacaaatttattatctcatttataaaaattaaaaatttttctgtcagCTAGTTTAATTATCGTGCTAATTATTCATAAgtaaaatttaccaaatttatCTGATGTTGTTTTCCAGGAACTTGTTGGTGGCCTTtgcaaatttaattgattccatggaatatccatttttataaaaaatgttgttttttaaatttatttaaaatttaaaaaagtctaGGTTATGTTTATGATCAAAACATTTCCATGCTTTCATCATGGAATTATCGATAGTTGAAGGCGTTAAAGTTATCGACTGAATGTCAGTTCGATCTCCAAATAAATAACTCTCCTGCTTGTTGGGTGATGTCGCAATACGTAAATTTCTTGTTCAACTGTTTAGTTGCTGGTTGTTTTTACGAGCAGAGCAAAGCGTAAACAATCACATGTGGAAACTgcgttgaatttaatttttattttttttgttgcaattttaaattacaaatattttatgactCGATAATTAAAAACGAGCAGTAgtcaaattatttcatttatgacataaaagtttcaaatatttgaaaatatggATTCAACATCAGCCAATGATGATGACAACAAAATACCACCTGAAAACATGATCGTTCTGGTAAAGTGTGACAAAGAAAACTCCGAGTTACAAGACATTTATGTCAACAAAAATAATGTAAGTAATTTAAGTAAACATGCAGAAGTTTAATTTGACGTGAGTGTGAATGTCACTGGCCattggcaattttttaaattttcaaataaaattttaaaattgaaatttaaaattcgtgTTTGAATAATTGGGACATCAgtctacacattttttttaatttcattatttttatatatttaaaatttataaattgtctcatgtctgctacactcATAAACTTGACTTATTTcagtctaaaaaaattttttttacctttagAAGTTCAATTTTTGTagatatttattcaaaaagtttGTTCTTGCCCcgaaatacaaattttttcaattataaattgaaaacaaaaattttcttaaggtgagaaaaatttgtttgcatcaagaaatttttttccgtcctaagaaattttttttctttaattcatagtacaaaatatttcttgagacaagaaatcctttttttgtgtataGATTAGGCACAAAAATGTTGACAAAagtcagaaattttttatgacgcagaaaaaaaagtgttgagtcaagaaaatattttgaaagacAAACGTTTTTGGGAACTAAGTCaagatttttcttaaattgtgaattttattttttgaatcaagatttttttcttggctcaagatcaataaaaaatttttgattcaagaaaaattttttgaaccaaaattttttttcttgaaataagaaaattttagtttcccGCCTAGATTGCAAAAATATTCTTAGGTCGagataaaaaatctttattcaaaaaccactttcttgaaccaagaactttttttcttgaacTAAGAAATTTCTAAGTTTCCTTCTTAATAAcagaaaatattcttgataaaaaaaaaattatcaagcctaagtatcattttttacgtagacaataaattaataaataaatttttttttttcacagtatAAAATTGGCAGGGGACGTGATTGCAATGCTCATATTCTTGATGTTCTTATTTCAAGAAATCATTGTATTCTTAAATTCAATAATGAGACTGAACAATGGAGCATTACAAATTTAAGCTCAACTGGAACAAAGCTAAATGATGATATTTTAGATAAAGACAAACCTCACGTTCTTCAGACAGGAGACTTTATTCAATTCAgtgaatcaaataaatttaagttttatgttaaagaatttattgaaaacggaccaaagattaaaaaacaaCGTCTTGATGAATCTGTTTTTAATGAAGAAATTAAAAGACAGAAAGCGTTTGCAGAAGAACAGGAGTTGAAGAGAAGAGAAATGGAAGACCAGCTTATGAACAAACAAAAAGAACAAGAAGAATTGAAAACTCGATTagatgaattattaaaatgccAGCAAGAAGCAGAAGGAAAAAGTGAAGAGCAACACGAGCTGATAAAGCAGCTTGAggacaaaataaaaagtggAAATGCTGTTGAAACACAACTTCAACAAAACTATAAGCATCTTTTGTCTACGGTTGAAGCTCAGAAACAACAATTTGAACAACTATTGGATGCTGAAAGACTTAAATGGCAGCAGACATTGGACATGACGAAACAGGAAAAAGAAGctatggagaaaaaaatgttggatgATATGGCGACATGGAGAGCTAAGCAAAATGCCGAGTGGACTACCGTCGTTGATGACCTggtgaaaaaagaaaaagacaTCCAGAAAAAATTAGCTGATGAAAAAGCTTTGCTTGAACAAAGATTGATTGAGGCTGAAAGAGCTTTGCAGGAAAAAACTGTTCTTGCTGAGCAGCTACAAAATACTGTACAAAATCAACAAGGTATATGTTTTTGTTtgttgtatatatacataaaatggTATATTGtatgacaagggatgaaacaaaacgattttagACCAGGGTCAAGTTGGCCGCCGAGCCGTAGGCGGCTGACTACCCGCAGgtggaaatcgtgttttttttttatcctgtGTCACTCagtagatttttaattttgaatttttagttattgtaGTCGAAATAGCAGCAAATGAAGTACAAGGAGAATCTCTAGAAACTATTGATCTGACTAAAGATGACATTCGACCGGGTTCATCCAAATCAAATAGTGCAATAGTTGACAAAGTTGGCAACATTTTGGACGAACAATTGACGTGTCAAATATGTTCAGAACTTTTCGTTACAGCAGTAACTCTTCACTGTTCTCATACGTATTGCCagtattgtatatatatgtggatGAAAAAGAAGCGCGAGTGTCCAATCTGTCGGGCAGTAATTACTACAATTTCAAGATCATTAGTCTTGGATAACTTTATTGAACAAATGGTCAATGATCTGTCTACTCATCACAAAGAACGTAGAAGAGAATTAGTAAATCAGCATAAAGGTAAAATTCAGCttctgttttttaaaataatttttatatgacgTCCTTGTTTACCCTGGTGAATCAAATTACCGGAAGTTGTCGTATTTTTACCTTAAACACAGTACTATACGTCACTTTGCGGTAAACACCGAAATTTTACGGAAAAATACTACAGAGCGGCcgcaaatttacggtaaattaccgcacTTCTATTGTAAAATGACatatttagtataaaatacCACAATTGtccgtaaaatacggaaagTACCGCAATTTAGTGCAACTGTATGGAAAAATACCGGATGATTGCCGCGAAGTTACAGTAAATTACCGCgacgttattttaaaataccgtattttaccGCCAGTATTCctaataccgtaaattaccggAAGAATACCTCAGGGCTGCCGCGAATTTGCGGTAAATTCCTAATACCGTAACTCTATCAAAAATTTCCGTATTTAGCATAAAATACCGTAGCTCTCAATAATACCGTAAAGTACGGAAATTTACGGGAAAATACTACGGGGTTGCCGCAAATTGACGGTAAATTACCGAACTTGCATCTTAAATTGTCTTATGTGACATAAAATACCGTAATCTCTCAGAATACCATAAATTACGGCAGATTACGGTAATtgccgcaatttacggtataTATATGGTAATTTTCCGTAATTAGGATCCGCCaaggtaattaatatttttacgttTACATTTTTTCAGCTGCGTGTCGTACGATGGGTTTTGGAAATATCAATCCAAGAAAAAAAGCAGTTCGTGGACGTCCGtaatttttatactgaaaCACAACAAATCtcaggaaaaattttatagcttTCATTTGagttttataattaagtaattattagttaattattcaaacgatattaatttagaaacaaaaaaaaattatttaaattttaaaatataatgaaagacaaaatttttataatattaattatctgaaatatttattttatattgttctattatttattaatataaaaaaattacaagtattATTACGTAATAAACTTGTAACATGTATTTAAAGAAAGTTTATcgttaaagtaattaaaatataagccaaaaaaaatataaatatcaaatattgagaaaataattattcttttatacgacatgtttatttttttacttcgaaGGCTATCACCTTTTAcgttctttttaaataaatatcctTATTCATTTAAGAATGGTCTTAAATAATTAGAGCAATTTATATCTGtcgaataaaaattgtatactgCCCAACTGACATATTTCTTTAGTTTTCtgagtgaaaaattaaa is a window encoding:
- the LOC130668216 gene encoding nucleolus and neural progenitor protein-like; translated protein: MDIPWNQLNLQRPPTSSWKTTSDKFDTRIFVNTLNKIYNDIKSQNILCSEATILSRLIYRMKTKFRNDKGLKNMEKVNRALLNYLKLSLENEYKYLIDNVVISDTVSLPTRQMLQYVLTRTQGFAKLMCRIENVSKCAATFFRARIQIGHAWTPSTIAYAVLSRIWILSRHLVNKCCVWYNKIYPFNERLELVGIQWMPSNYSLPADLKQWLCLSWTDEPIQCLPMDGNSSDSIFSLIKPQDELTDEKTDDLLICENNNSQEQLKKVQENQEISFSSNDVGVPISRESFSSTPEVKKSSKKSKKINIKNIKTEEDLNLLLTLDSYPGMDKLQWNIMKNTINKKLIKIKKFNKEEKKKLLLEKTIRLIKKNLI
- the LOC130668215 gene encoding E3 ubiquitin-protein ligase RNF8-like, which encodes MDSTSANDDDNKIPPENMIVLVKCDKENSELQDIYVNKNNYKIGRGRDCNAHILDVLISRNHCILKFNNETEQWSITNLSSTGTKLNDDILDKDKPHVLQTGDFIQFSESNKFKFYVKEFIENGPKIKKQRLDESVFNEEIKRQKAFAEEQELKRREMEDQLMNKQKEQEELKTRLDELLKCQQEAEGKSEEQHELIKQLEDKIKSGNAVETQLQQNYKHLLSTVEAQKQQFEQLLDAERLKWQQTLDMTKQEKEAMEKKMLDDMATWRAKQNAEWTTVVDDLVKKEKDIQKKLADEKALLEQRLIEAERALQEKTVLAEQLQNTVQNQQVIVVEIAANEVQGESLETIDLTKDDIRPGSSKSNSAIVDKVGNILDEQLTCQICSELFVTAVTLHCSHTYCQYCIYMWMKKKRECPICRAVITTISRSLVLDNFIEQMVNDLSTHHKERRRELVNQHKAACRTMGFGNINPRKKAVRGRP